The Melitaea cinxia chromosome 16, ilMelCinx1.1, whole genome shotgun sequence genome contains the following window.
tttttcattttgacgtacaattttgccaatttatataaaatttcaagtttggTATACAAAGTATAGCAAAAAAAGTGTCGCCCTACTGTACCTATATATTCAAAGTAATCTGCTCTGTGGTTATGACTTATCAATGACTTATGAAAACGTCATTTCGCTATTTTTTCACTTCTcccatagatatagtaaaaaaaagatcTATGACttctccgtgttgctctatgtttCACTTCAATGTCGTTTAGGAATTTAggattttttaaactttaaggtttatgtaaaatataatttggaaTATGTAACTGCTACTacagccagtactgcggtcaccaacccgcctgcccagcgtggtgactatgggcaaaacacatgagttcacgttatttttggcgtaaacttgtggaggcctatgtccagcagtggactgtttaggctgtaatgatgatgatgaatgatgaactGCTACTACTTGCAcgtgaaaacaaaataattactacCCAAATTTATCAGCAGTGTTAAAGTATttaaagacgccgcgttggcgcaacggttacagccatggattgtatctgttgcgttggcggttgcgggttcgatccccgcacatgacaaacatttgtattggccatacaagtgtttgccgtggtctgggtgtttgagcagtccttgtgggactccccaccgtccctcggagagcacgtaaagccgtcggtcctggttgttctcatgtacacctgatagcgatcgttactcatagtcgggaatatatccggcaacccacattggagccgcgtggtggattaagctctgatccttctcctacatggggaaagaggcctatgcccagttgtgggatattacagactgaagcgttaaagtattcaattttttatttatattaatatgtctATTATgagaaatagttaattaaactTAGATGAcgattaaagaaaatataaataaaaatgtctagtttgcaagaaaaaaaaattaccaaaaatagTAGGTACTCgtacatactacatactaaaCATCTACTCACTACTGTGACAAGTGACAACTGTCaatctaatatttattaacttaaatttgtcaaaagtttatatttaagaaaacgctaaaaatatttaagtaaagaaCATTAAAGATATTACAgagttttttatagataaacaaatataaaagtaaatttgtaAGATTCTTATTTAAGATATGGCTTCTCCGTCTCCTAAATCGCCAGAACAAAGTGAAAAGAATAAGCAATATGACCGGCAATTACGACTTTGGGGAGACCATGGTCAGGCTGCACTTGAAAATGGacatatatgtttaataaatgcTACTGCTCTAGGTACTGAGATATTGAAGTCGATTGTGTTACCCGGTGTTGGAGCGGTTACTATAGTTGACCACAATATAGTAAGTGATGAAGATATTggttgtaacttttttttagaatGTTCCAGTAAAGGGCTCAATAGAGGCTCTGAAACTCTCCGacttttattagaattaaatccaGCTGTACAAGGGCATGCTGTGTATGAACCAGCAGAACAAATTCTACGTGACAAccctgatttttttaaatcatttagtGTTGTAATAGCAACATCCATCACCGAAAAGACTATACAGGATTTGGCACAGCATTTGTGGGATATCAATGTACCTTTTGTGTTATGTAGATCTGTTGGGTTTTTAGGATCTTTTAGAATACAAATGAAAGAACATACAATTATAGAAACTCATCCTGAGAATGAGCAGATAGACTTACGTTTGGATGTTCCATTTCCTGTTCTTTCTGAATATTTAGACACCTTTAACATAGATGCGGTTGACCTGAAAGATCATGGCCACATACCTTGGATTGTCATTTTATACAAAGCAGTTCAGAAATGGcaaattacaaatcaaaataggTGGCCTATGagtagaaaagaaaaaaacgaaGTTAAAGATGTTATTCGAGAGTTCTTTAAGAAAGATGAAAATGGTATACCAATTGAAGAAGAAAATTTTGAAGAGGCTTTAAGAGCTGTTAACACAGCATTAGTTCCAACTTTTTTGCCTGTAAAAATTCAAGACCTAATTTATAGTAGTTCTGcaattaatttaactaaagaaAGTTCACCATTTTGGATCATGTGTTCGGCACTAAAAGGTTTTGTTGAAGCTGAAGGAAAAGGCAAACTGCCTTTAAGAGGGGTACTACCTGATATGACAACTTCTACAGAACACTATGTCAAACTTCAAAGTATCTATCGATCACAAGCAGCTATGGAAGCAGAAATAGTGTATAGAAAAGTACAAGAAATTGTTGCACAGCTACATTGTGACAGTATTAGTGAAGCTGATGTGAAGCTGTTTTGTAGACATGCTCATGATTTACATTTAATCAAAGGTTCAAACATAGTGGATGAGTATCGATTAGGGAATCCAGTGACATCATATATAGCAAGATATTTAGAAGAACCAGA
Protein-coding sequences here:
- the LOC123660810 gene encoding NEDD8-activating enzyme E1 regulatory subunit, coding for MASPSPKSPEQSEKNKQYDRQLRLWGDHGQAALENGHICLINATALGTEILKSIVLPGVGAVTIVDHNIVSDEDIGCNFFLECSSKGLNRGSETLRLLLELNPAVQGHAVYEPAEQILRDNPDFFKSFSVVIATSITEKTIQDLAQHLWDINVPFVLCRSVGFLGSFRIQMKEHTIIETHPENEQIDLRLDVPFPVLSEYLDTFNIDAVDLKDHGHIPWIVILYKAVQKWQITNQNRWPMSRKEKNEVKDVIREFFKKDENGIPIEEENFEEALRAVNTALVPTFLPVKIQDLIYSSSAINLTKESSPFWIMCSALKGFVEAEGKGKLPLRGVLPDMTTSTEHYVKLQSIYRSQAAMEAEIVYRKVQEIVAQLHCDSISEADVKLFCRHAHDLHLIKGSNIVDEYRLGNPVTSYIARYLEEPDVMMVHYILLRSAERFQSEHCRAPGEWEPEGDIAKLKTCVTKLLSDISCTPFPKDDHIHEMCRYGGAEIHSVSAFLGGCIAHEAIKIITKQYKPVNNTFIYDGASTNTATFTF